AAGCTCCTAATTTGGCTGCCAATATCCAAGAAGAAAGAGAATCGTCAGGCCTTCGATGTCCATGAGTTACATTGTAGCAGGACATAATCATAGATCATGTAATGCAGTCATAGTGGACTGAGCGGGCTATCTATGATGCGAGTGGacgttatttgttttttatttctgtcATGCTCAATTTCTATATAATAAAAGCCTGAACTGtgtatgttttattgtttttgtgtaGTTACCTAGTTAATTGTGTATTAAGTCCATTACCTGTGTATTACTTCAGGGTACTGcgtattaattttgtttcttgtttattAAGTCCATTTCATGAGTATTACTTTCATTGCCTATGTATTGATCCGTTTATTGTGTATTGGATTCATTTTTTGTGTGTTATTTCTGTTTggtatgtattatttatgtttactGTGTATATTAGCCTTttatgtttaacattttatgttGATGTGTATTATTTTGTGTGCAAATTTCAGATTCAAGgatgattttataattaattacatacgtaatgttttcatttacaaaaaaaaaaaacattgcaagTATTTATATGGATACTAAAGTTATTGAAATGTTATTGTTTACATGAATGAGGAAGGTAGCAACATTAGGACTTTCTTGCTCCGTCGGTGTCAAAACCTTGTACATTTATATCAAGTTAGGCATTTAAGTCTATCATTGTGTCTTCCTTTGCAGCAGCATCCTCGTCAGCGGTGGCAGTCTCCTCACTGCCGTCATCCTTTTTTCCGGTGGCATCCTTCTTCACATCTTCACTcggaataaatttttttagtataacATTAACGAGTATCCGTTCAATATAACAGAGGCAGAGGAATGGGATGTCTGACTTTTCCCCTTTCGGAAGTTTCTCTATATAGTGGACGCAAAATACCGGACAGTCAACACTCCCAAATTCTTGCTGGAGGCAGTTCCGCACATGCTCTAGTGGAAAGTGTTAAAATTTGCTATAGCCTGTGTTAATCTCGATTCATAGTTCAATGAGATCCCACTGAATTGTTAAATGTAACTTGTTAGTGACACAATAAAAGATAATTCAAGGTTTGAAATTATTTGAAGTCACCTACCATATCTATGGCTTCATCGTCATAAATGTCCAACATAAGTAATGAGTAGTGCATGTGCTTTATATTTTGAATGCCCAGGATAAGAAAATGGTAATGATCGTGGAGGATGATTGGCATAAGTATTAATTTAGCTGTCTTGTGCCAGTATATGACATCCTCCATGATGTATTATGCTTTTATCCACAGCGAATTACAGTTTTTACATAGCAAGCTCCAGGGGCCGTGTGACAACATCAAGCTTCTTGAAACCTAAGGTATTTGTTAGCAATTGTTCATGGATCATGAAGACGAGGGCCTCCATAACATAATcagggatatttttttttcgacGAGGAGGATGTAGAGGTTGTCACTGATGGTGTAACTATACTCATCCCTCCAAATGATGGAACTATATAAAATCATTATACAGGAATCAACCAGAATAAACATAACACATATATGCGACACATGAAATTGATATTACACATAAGAAAGATATATGTTACACATAAAACTGTAACTCTACACAGGAAAATGTAATGGTTACACAAGAAAATGTAATGGTTACACTGGAAACATTAAACCTATACATGAAAGCATTATATTACACATATGTTTCACAAACACAtcttaatataaaaatccataCCATACAGATAGAAAATTACCTGTCAACACTTGTGTTCAAGTAGATCGAGATGGCTGCTTGTTCAATTTGGTTTAGCCTTCCAAAACCTTGATTGTCTTTCTTCTTTGGAAGGAAGCTTGTTTTGGCTTTCTTTTGATCCTCATGGTAGAGCTAACCCTTTGCTAGACCCTGGTATGGGACCAATTCAAGCTCCTCCTCTGCTGGTTTATCCTTCCTCAAACTGATGAGAGATTCAAGTAGTATTCCAACAGCACGCAAGGCATCCTCTTCAGCTTTTGACACGTCAATTGACGGAACTCAATTAGTACTTGTTGCAATAATCGCTGCATGTCATTGTTGCCTCATGGAACATCATCCAACCTCTCAACCAACTATTGGTGGTGGCCGATTTTCTTAGAGCTATTTATGGGGGAATAATCTCGAGCTCACTTCTTTGCTAGCTCAACGCTTGGTTTGTTCCTTGCGTCGGTCGGggaattattttcattcaaatgcCAATTACATATAAGTAAAGCTTTTACATCAAGCCAAACAATCACTTAATTGTAAAACCACTTACATTACAACTACTTACAGGTAACAAACAACCTCTGAGTGTATTTTATATGCATTAAGATTTAAGTTCAAAATTACTTGTTTAACGGACACAAGTCTTTACTAGGTAGACAAACCCtcattgttatttatatattactacTTAGTATattgtatataaattaaaattatacttttaataaaacattaatatcatacttttcataaaattagctAAATATAActtgtaaataataaatttagaaaatattaatatcatagTTGAAGATTAGAATTAATGTATATAACTAAggcaaaagaaatacaacaaataatgaagaaatataaaCTTAAAGAAATTTCTTCCGTTCGTTTATATCTTAAAATGATAGCTTAAGGTAGCTAGCTGTGAACATCCATCTAGGTTTTAATTCCACCAATCCTCATTAGCTTATGTACTGTGACTTTTGCCTTTAAAGTGATTTCCACGTGGATGCCAATTAATAGCTGCCATTTTAGCCGGCATATTTGACAAACTGTATATTAGTCCAACTATGGATGGAACaacttcaaaatataattttgttttattcattgGTTCGCACAACATTATTCTTTTTCCTAAGCGTGttacttaattaaaattttttttatttcgttgaaaatattagaatattaatataatgatttataaaaatataattaattgaacagAAAAGTATTGAAACATCCCTGAGAAGTTTGCACTTTCCCTCTAAATTCCTGCAAGTTTCCTATTTCCTTCTTAGTCCCTCCTTTATTGGGCATTTATTTGTTAGCCTTTATTCCCCAAACGGGGTTAGATGGGGTGGTAAATGGCTATGGAAGTTACCATATTGCCCTTTATAAGTGGAGAAAGTTTCCAGCCATGTGAAATGATGAGAATGCCCTTGAAGATCTTGGTAACCCCGCACGCTTAGATAGTTGGATTTGCGAAGCATTGGGATCTAGGGCCACTTTTCTCCAATGGTGGCACAACTATTCATCTCCTATACATCGTGGTGAAGTCGGTGGAGAACACTTTCCTAGCAATTGTCTTCCTTGCGAGCATCGGCTTTCATCTTCTCCGAATCTATTGTTCTCTCATTGAATGCCGATCATCGAAGAAGTTTCTCAAGGGAAATCACAACCGAGAGATGAGAATACGAGCCTTCAAGCAGAAGGACGATAGTGCTATGTGTGGTGTTTAGATGTTGTAGTATTGGTTCCTTTCTGTGTGAAACACGACATTATCATGGTGCATATTTACTTAAGATTGTCATTTAGTTTGTGTATCTTATTGTGTAATATTTTCGTTCCTATGTAAAATAAGGTGTTCCTATATACAATATCTTGTTCATGTGTAAAATAAGTACGTTCATGTTTAagatatttatgttttttttttgcttttatttccaCAATAGACGATGGTGACGATGTTTGTAAATGCACGGTGTTACCTTGCTCTTGTTGTGGAGCTGATCTCCGCATTGAGGAAGGAGATGAACAGGCAGTACTGGGAGATACTCCGAGGCACTCCTTTTGCCCATTTCATGGATGGTCATCACACCCATCATGCAAGAGAGAGGGGTGCTTGACGCACTGCTATAGGTGTATGATAATTGCACCCAGTGCTTCAAGATAAGAGAGAGCATGCTGGCATTCTGACCATAAGATGTGGCACTCATTCTCGGTCTCTGCTTCAAAGGGGATATCTTATCATTCAGGCATAAGAGGGTCCAATGCAAGTTTGAGGAGACATTCCTTAGTAAAATGCGTAATTGTCACCGTgatgcaattaaagaaaaactattcaaaCTCGTACGAAGGAAAGGCGTTGATGAGGAGATATTTGTGAAGCTTCTGGTGGTCTACTTCATGACCACCATCTTCTTCCCCATCATTTCTCTTAACGCACCAATATTTGCAGCCAGGTACGCTGATGATCTTCCCTCACTTATCCATTATGCTTGGGTCCATGCCATTCACAGGTGGCTGATGGCCGATCTCCTAACAATGGCGGGATGTGTACAGATGCAGTACAAAGGAAACTACACCACCATAGGTTATTTGAAAGGATGCAACATCACCCTCATCATTTGGTTCTCTGAGGTAACTGGCAATGTGAAGAAACAGTAGCTAGAAGGACACCCTATATAATGTGTTATGGGGAAACCATTTACATCAAGGCGACTTCAATCGGTCCTCTGTTGAAGTTGCTTAAAGGTAGAGAAGTAATCTTGTGATCTACCTATATGAAATATTTACAAAACATGTGACAAAACATATTGATGTGTAATGTTATGTGTTTTTGtgtaaaataaatagtttgtgTGTATCTTTAGtttttcatgtgtataataAGACTTACCTGTGTAATATATGGCCAATTTTGCAGTTCTATGAACTTGTTCGAGCCAATGATAATGAGACTGAATTGGTTGGCATTACAAGGCAGGAAAGCCGAAAGCAAGGGTATGAAAGGTCATTTGAAGTGGCTGACAGAAAGAAAAGGGCCGGATGATGCTCCCCGCCAATGAGGcctatggaaagaaaatagGCCTCCCTAAGGAATCTTCTAAAAACCAAGCAAATAGCCGGCAAGGAAGCGATCCTAGGAGGATTCTCCCCTTGATAACTCATCAAAATTCTCTTGGCGTCAATCACAAGGAGACGACGATGATGTGATTAACCTCTTATAGCAGGTATTAGAGGAATTTCATGAAATGCATGTATGTTTGGACGAGTGTGATGTGAACGATGAAAGGCGGTGGAGGGCCGTATCAAGGTCACAGCCGCCGGATAGTAACATATAGTGGGAAGCAAAgcatccttcttctcctttttcttcagGTAGGAGGTTCAAGCAGGTAGTGCAGTCTTTTAGAGGCCAGTCTGGCCAAACTCAGAAAAGGGACACTTCAAAAATAGTCATTAAGTTCTTGATCCTGATAACACCCGAGAGCCCCAGCACTTTCACCTATTGCAGAGCATGCACCTTCCCTTGTTGCAAAGCATGCACTTTCCCCTATTATAGAGCTTGCACCTACAAATAAAAATGCTAATCCTGAGGCCCCAGCCTTTTCCCTATTGTAGAGCTGCACCTGTTGGCTAGCCTACACTATTATAGAGCCTGCCCCTATTGTAGCGACTTCCACAGCTAAAGGTGGTAAGGTTGATACACTGCCAAATGCGTAATATGCCACATGGCTAAGACAGACATATTTGAAGCTGTCCCACCCAAACTATCACCGAAGAAAATAAACACCCAAGAAAGCCGCACCAAAGGGAGCACGAAGTACAAGGATCCGTGGTCCAAAAAACTAACTATCGTCTCTCACCCTAACGAAGAGAATGTTCCCACTTGACTCTAGTTCAACAGACACAACAGTTACCAACCTAGAGGCCTTCTGAGAAATGGATGTACTTCTAGAATCCCTGATTGGACTGAAGAATAGAACATAGTAAAACAATTCTCTTACAATAGTGCCATACAAGGGTCCATCAAAAGAGATAACCCCGGAAGTGAAGACCCCACCTagttttcttccaaaaaaaaaagaagtatgCATGCTTCAGGAGGCTGACCCAGTTGGAATGGATAGCCATTACGCATTACTTGAACACCCGAGTGGACATGTAATATATGATGACTATGTATGATCCTTGTTTGCAtgtgtattataattattaattgtgtAAAATAAATCCTACATGTAAAAATTAGGTTGTCCACGTGTGTAAAATAGTGTTTTAATGTGTAATATGTTTTATGTCTGTGTAATATATGTTGTATATGTTTAAGCTGCATTATATGTGTGTAATATATGATTAATGTTGAACTTttcatcttatgttttttttagtttagtagtgTGGAAGAACGACAATAGGTTCACAATGTGTGAAAGCATTTACGTTCTCCTTGAAGGCAAAAATCAAGTCCCCGATGATGTTGTCGATGTCCTAGTCCTCATCATGCGTCACGCGTCATCTAGTGCTCACCATGCAAAAGTCAGAAACCGTGGTAGACTAGGCTATATACATGATGGAGGATATCATGTTTACCCACAAAGTCACTGACATTATCCTGATGCCAATCATTTTCAACGCCCACTATCATTTGTTGACGCTCGACTTGGAGAATTCAAAATACATGCACTATTCTTCACTTCAGTCATCTGTGTATGACTAAGATGTCTTTGACATGGTAAGTCCTTCTCAAATGCTTGGCATTCCTCATTTGATATAGTCTTACTAATGATGGGATATGATGCTTCAGCGAATCTCTTTGAACTATGTGTGGAAATTAATTTGGGCTACAACAAATTCAGAGATCTACCTCTAGAGCATGTGCGTAACTACCACCAACAAACCCTGAAAGCAATGGCTATCTAACATTTTGCGTTCATTACATGGATAAAATTTTGAACGGAGAACGATTGGACATACCATGGGGGGACATCCTGTATTTGAGACTGCGTTATGTGTCATAGATATTGCTGGATGGAATGCggcaaaaaattataaaggctGATGATGTTGGTAATATTTTTGACATAGTAGAGGATGCCGGGGACCTATACGCTAAACCTACCACGGAGACTACAGTGACCATTAAACCTGCCGTGGAGACTACCGATGATGCTGAAAATGCCTATTACGCTGAACTTGCCGTGGAGAATGCCGACAATGCTGCTACAGCCCAGGACGTTAACCTATCACGGAGGCTGTAGCGGACCCAAAACCTACCGTGGAGACTGCCAATGACACTAAACTTGCTAAGGAATCAAAAGCAGACTATATCAATGTTACAGAAAAACTTAAGATGTAGACAAAGGCAAAGATGGCAACTGTTGAGAACATTTTCATAATATGGAACTATATATGCAAATATTTGTacttaaatcatttttaaattatacctATGGGTAAAATCTTTacttttacatgtaaacatCTCCGCAAATACAAATACAACTTAGTAGGATTTTTCACattagtattaattttataCACAATAACACACTCAAGTACACAGGAATGGATAGTTATGCACATTAGAATTGTTTTTCTGCATAATAACGTTAAACCTTACATTGGAACAAATGTTACTACACAGGAAACTGATTAACCACACAATTAGAACTAAAATTAAACTGGAGCAAATATGATTGTCAGCATACACATATAAGACACATGCTTCCCTACATGTGAAGCTACACTTACACAGTGTAAATTTTAGACACAAGGTAAAATAACTCCATGAAGGAGTTTTTAAGCTAGTTTGCAATGACTGCATTATAAGATCATTGATTATGTCCACTTTGGTAACACCTTCCATAATGTAAATCACGCACATCAaaggcttgtgactcgatcctttTTCTTCACGGATGGTGGGTCATTTCTTTGCTATCGGTGGCCGCATTCTAAGTTGACGGGTGTCATCGAATGGCATGTCACTATTAGGGATTGAGTATATTGGTTTGACATATGCATGACGATATGATTCGGCTGTAAAATATTCATCAACGTAGCAGTGTACATTTGTGTCGGTTTGCAAAATCGTGGCAATTGCATACTTGCATAGGAGTTCAAGTACTTCCCATCTCTTGCAGGAGCACTTCCGGTCATGTAGGTTGATAGCACTGTTGTAATTGTCAACCACTTCGTAAGTGTCATTGCTTGATCGGCCCACCCGCAAATGCCAACTACTTTTGATGATTTCTTCAACCTTATTGAGTATCTTAGGGTAAAGGTATGTATCCCACATGGCGGACACTTCGCGCCGCTCACTAGCATGTTCATAAGTTTAAATCTACGTGTTAATATGTGATAAGCTAGTCAAGAGTTAGTAATTAACATAAGCATAATTTGCTACACCCGAGTTTGTAATTATACAtagaaattcatgattttacccATTAATGTTAAATACTACAcagaatttcaaaatattacaCATGTACACAATATCGCATATAGTAACTTAAAATTATACATAGGAGAATATTATTTTACACAATAATGTCAAATATTAAACATGTATTAAAACTATTAAACATGAACAAGTATTTCTACACATAACAATTTTCTACTGCACAGGAAAATATGGTTTTACACAATAACGACAATTGTTACATAGTACCATAGATTAGTACACATTAAACACTGAACTGTAGATTAATCTTACCATATAGTATCAACCATGCTCATTACCAGTAGATGCCTTGCCTCGTTGATCAAGGCATTGAAAGACTTTGCTATATTTATGTACATCTCGCACCACCGCATAACCTTAAATAGTAGTTACACCAATGATAAATGTCAGACTTGTGTAACAACCAATCATGTGCATTTACCGATATAACTGCAAGTTCATTGACTACATCATTGAACTCTTTAGACGTGTATGCGGGTACGTAATTTTAACGATTACTACCCAATATTGATCTTTCAATAATTTCCCGAGCTTGTCGTTAGCCTTCATGAAGTTGGCTTCCAAATGGTGTAGACAATAAACATGCGGTGATGACAGGAATATGAGCGCAACTGCATTAACAAGAACCTTCGACCAATCTGAGATGAATGTAATAACTTCCTCgtaatcatcttcaccatacaGTGCCTCCCCGAGAGTAGCAAGAAACCAAGTCcaattattatctattttattatcaaCCATAGCGAATAATACATGGAAGATGGCCTTATTGGCATATTCGCTAGTTTCAACTAACAGAATCCCGCCATACTTGCCAAGCTAATGAGTTCCATCAACAAAAAGTAATGGCCTGCATCCCAGCTTGAACCCTAACAAACATGCATGAAAAGTGAAAAAAGCATGTTTAAATCGCTCACCGTCATTCTCAATGATTTCAAAACTGACGGGATTTATCTCAACAACTTTGTCCGAACACCAGAGAAGCAAATTGTAACTACTAACCTCCTTACCATGAATGGTGGCCAGTGTAATCTCCTTCTCCATCCAAGCACGCTTATATGGTAGGCGAACACCATGGCCTAATGATATATCTTTCTGAATGTTGACATCTCTATATAATGACTCCTCCTTGAGTTTCTGCATTAAACAGTGGGAGATCAATTTTTTGCTTGCTTTAGGCTGCACTGTTGTATGAATGCCTCTACCGTAACTGTGCATTGCTTGCATTGTCTTCACCCGGAAGGTGTTAATATTTTCCTCTTTCAATGCATGCACACGTCACTGGTAATCTGGAGTAGCGCACTTGACGGTCACCCaaagtttatcattttttataaacatataatcaaaattttatcttatGGCATTGCTACGTAGGTAATCTTTGAACTGCTCTATATtgttgacacgtccgtatatgcgtgtaaaccacaagtgcacgggtgtcgaagtaataatcccagatgagtgggtatcgtatccacagagagtagggaataaagacacttaagttgtttcttaactaatgtggaagatgaatagtgataagtgtgacaaaatatgaaataatgaaaataaaagcaacaagatagagagcacaagtaaaggagaaggtaaggcaatcgataaagatggggtacccggatattgatccgccaaggacaatcgtttcaagtgcaagaaccttttattatatttcctaattgatgcaacaatgagtcatggaaatccttaattacatgatcccaaatctaaggtcaaccatggctaactctatacatgtcccggagcaGAGATTGAATaacttctcaacctcgcactcgcatagaattgcaatgagctctagggattccaagtgataaaccctattcctatatatagacctaacccttttgtctaggtggaagatccctagccataattaagccctaggtgctaaaatcacttcagcgcttcactccgttgcactcgtaactaagccccagcggaaggtcatcgcttagcccattcactctactagggccgcaaagaactcttggaacgtggaggtaggatagatcacaccggaggacaaaggggacgctccgctacctctcgactcaccctctcaaccctctccaatctagctttgtctaactctaatggtgtgtcactcactcataagagttaccaataagaactctcaaccctagtgtcactctaggggagtattcatacaatcaagtctacaagattgaaactcacaataaacatcaattaattgaaagcataataaagagattcaatgaaacaaatacatcttagggttcacaaatacacaagtacccactagggctttagctctccatggagctagatacaatcaatgaaattgaatgtaaaaacaaagcatccatagaaaaccccctcattagtcatggcaatggtcttgtggagagtcctctactcgtcgtaagggtccctttgtccggcctaggatacaccttgcctgatcggtgccgatgaaagctctcccactgaccttcttccaaacggcgcgtgatgtcggagccgtagaacctctccaatgccctatccaatacctctcaaaaccctagccgccgccctctctcaagttggggaaaagatggagaaaagaatgctgaaatcggggctgaaatcgacttttaaagggctggaatcaggaatccacacgcccatgtgggcgcccctgtggattttttacacgggcgtgtggaatttccacatgcccttgtggattctctgttttcctattttctcagccggctgtaaaCACTGTTGATGtggtatttttgctacaatattttctacaatacccagctacagtaccggcctgaaatactcctgaatccatactttcatcgaggtaacgcaaatgggcacacatttacgtcgtggatcgccttgcttctttaataatggacatgttggtggagatcttgttctatatgcacaagtcggaatgcttgaatgtgactgccttgtacccctccaaatagttgtgctaactcgtgtacgaggagtttggcacacattcctgcatctagaacccgacctatgtcttcacgtttgaaccttagcaagatttcctacaaattagtgcattacgacccacattggcttctttatctcataatcggcctcacaaccttacctgcatgaaagtaacataaatacacccatattagcgttaaaacccgagaaaagtaatgctcaacacaaggaaagaacacttcatattcttatcgcacaagcacttatcattttttataaacgTCACTGGTAATCTGGAGTAGCGCACTTGACGGTCACCCaaagtttatcattttttataagtgtataatcaaaattttatcttatGGCGTTGCTACGTAGGTAATCTTTGAACTGCTCTATATTGTCGAAGCATTGGCCCACTTTTAAGGTCGACCCATCAAGTGCTTATGAAGACTGAACAATACTGAGCATCTTTGTGGAGGATATTAGGATAGATATGTCTTGACATCGGCATTCATACTTGTTGAGAAGGCATCCCTGAATGACAATGCATAACACAGACAATATTAATAGCTTGGTTTATTGCACAAAAAACTTAAAACCTACACAAGAAATGGCAATGTTATACAGTAAAACATACTATTACAcagaaacacataatattacACAGAACGAACATTTACTACACAAAGAACTATTGTAATAAACATGAAACCAATTTAATAAACATGTATGCGATTAATTATGAAGTAACACATAAATGAAAGGTAACTGACAATAGTTATCATTGTTATTAAGATGGAATCAATGAGGCCGAGTTCCAATCCGTTGACCCACTCGCGTCCTTGAAGGTGATGTCGACGACAGTCTTGTTGAAAATATGATGTATATGGCATATGAGTTGAAAGTTAGCATCTGACTCAATTGGGTAAAGCATCTTATATGAGTCAGGTGTCAAGAACTTTACGATGACCCTAGAATCATCCAATGGCCACCGCTCACTTATGTCACCCATTATTATTTCCCATGAACTCAATACGGTGAATTGAAACATATGCCCTTCTCCTTTGTATCTGATAAGTGattttgtattagtaatatggagtattcttttcttacattgagcattacttttctcagattttagcacttatgcatatgtatttgtgttcttttatgcatttaggattgtagagataattgtggaagaaagaaactaaaagtagatcatggatgcatttgttgataaaGTACTTGAATTggacaaacatgaagacacaagttgtgctcaaagacatgtgagtgtgtgctaaccttcATTGTGCTCGAGCGGACacgcaaattggaggggcacaaaggcagtcacactcacgtGTTCTGATTT
This genomic stretch from Dioscorea cayenensis subsp. rotundata cultivar TDr96_F1 unplaced genomic scaffold, TDr96_F1_v2_PseudoChromosome.rev07_lg8_w22 25.fasta BLBR01000466.1, whole genome shotgun sequence harbors:
- the LOC120254471 gene encoding uncharacterized protein LOC120254471; this translates as MQKLKEESLYRDVNIQKDISLGHGVRLPYKRAWMEKEITLATIHGKEGSSWDAGHYFLLMELISLANNNWTWFLATLGEALYGEDDYEEVITFISDWSKVLVNAVALIFLSSPHVYCLHHLEANFMKANDKLGKLLKDQYWVMRWCEMYINIAKSFNALINEARHLLVMSMVDTICERREVSAMWDTYLYPKILNKVEEIIKSSWHLRVGRSSNDTYEVVDNYNSAINLHDRKCSCKRWEVLELLCKYAIATILQTDTNVHCYVDEYFTAESYRHAYVKPIYSIPNSDMPFDDTRQLRMRPPIAKK